One region of uncultured Sulfurimonas sp. genomic DNA includes:
- a CDS encoding HDOD domain-containing protein has translation MNNDILAKIDSLPPLPQTVIHIEEYKNKEDKSPQELAQIIGKDPLILSTLLKVSNSAMFGFKKRIETSQMAVSLLGVNFTISLALGSAIKNLVETSLEPYGADSDKFLETAGQAIIMASKLASEIDMELRDRLLLPTFLLETGKFIIARIIKEKSQVDEFYEEVKNSTNIAQIEKKYVGASTSMITAAIFEKWGLSQTLIDDIRYVDEPLHPDNQSLIVSQIIHVTNKVCNIVEPFKEESINEALEYARAYSLKPEELEKIINEMKEKL, from the coding sequence ATGAATAATGATATACTAGCTAAAATAGACTCCCTTCCTCCTCTTCCACAAACGGTTATACATATTGAAGAATACAAAAATAAAGAGGATAAATCTCCACAAGAGCTAGCTCAAATTATTGGAAAAGATCCTCTTATACTTTCAACTCTTTTAAAAGTCTCAAACTCAGCTATGTTTGGGTTTAAAAAGAGAATAGAAACTTCCCAAATGGCAGTTAGTCTTTTGGGAGTGAATTTTACTATATCTTTAGCTCTTGGTAGTGCTATTAAAAATCTTGTAGAAACTTCACTTGAACCATACGGTGCAGATTCAGATAAGTTTTTAGAAACTGCTGGTCAAGCTATTATTATGGCATCTAAGTTGGCTTCTGAGATAGATATGGAACTTAGAGATAGACTCCTTCTTCCTACATTTTTACTTGAGACTGGTAAGTTTATCATAGCTAGAATCATAAAAGAAAAATCTCAAGTAGATGAATTTTACGAAGAAGTAAAAAATAGTACTAATATTGCTCAAATAGAGAAAAAATATGTAGGCGCATCTACTTCTATGATTACAGCAGCTATTTTTGAAAAATGGGGATTGTCACAAACTCTTATAGATGACATAAGATATGTAGATGAACCATTGCATCCAGATAACCAAAGTTTAATAGTATCTCAAATTATCCATGTAACAAACAAAGTTTGCAATATCGTAGAACCTTTTAAAGAAGAGTCTATAAATGAAGCTTTAGAATACGCTAGAGCATACTCACTAAAACCAGAAGAATTAGAAAAAATCATAAACGAAATGAAAGAGAAACTCTAA
- a CDS encoding calcium-binding protein: MSLDLNSTNVEYKDKKVIIKDIPKNGENLSVFIRPGDEVVFDIEGLNSDELEYILVGGDIVVSFANEGVLTFPSLGLMGFSDNPPQFNFGGNKFFSVDNILSKIEEVNELPITSVDASFKVTTSNNEEDEPPTETKIVVVSQSTSEGSGSKPQDFVQEQVSSSSITTSQSNTTPGPGGGYEYVPPNDYDAYEPDEDLVPKPDVDLSADSGSSHDINKGDGNVSDAAKPAFYFKATAHQVTYSETTSDEGEPLILGGGGSLEGYEFDSVTNQFETETIDMSARSEDMVIRAENSTYFDNNPANPNYLSRVLKFEPQMPEGFYVNSFSITGLLANVKILDKNGVEIGNVISKEQMIFKDELGNIIEVGSPNFITEFKSAEFTIKYEDSISNPFNISITANYQLDPAYADATDIEHSQTHTNNYTIALKDITEADDYIYAKEDFANGADEGFILSKDANTNTIIDGSGDSSIVGGMGIDYVYDGVGDDSIYLSGGSDTTYAGVGHNTIDGDAYLKEDGITQVDYDDGRDKVSYENVKSYSLAELKYLKDNGYINTQEYEKLSASYQLYEPNSDPDAVPVPIANSLDIEMLKYYKGVYVDLEGFTDEDTLWVDSNENGIVDDDEKINALSKFSLKEDFVFTYDENGNVTGATGTELPEAGLQNIQLSGQDKFENIEDVDGSAYNDSIYGNDEKNIISGLEGSDTLDGRGGGDELYGGAGNDTLYSGSGDDTIDGGDDADAVNYQNALNGVVVRLDKPDGADHDDYSTGYGDDTLLNIEDVTGSNHNDTIYGNSGTNYIMGMDGDDDIIAGRGYDFIDGGDGSDWISYYSPDYPNRATNSTYMEDIQGITVTMGSDFVMVKETSTDRLIDLIKDVEEVSGTTGNDYIWGLASNSATTAVDEKFWGHEGNDNLRGWAGNDELYGGADDDYLLSGRGVDFSDGGEGVDFLHLYYDSIRNKAVQQIRLSDEVDKVGTVQYSIDSGANWIDGYLTPESHNDNTAYDNSIFNIDNLSKAINIEGLHGSYYDDYFIGNSQDNLFNAHNGNDEIYAMQGNDTFLGHSYYNISLENMDIMDGGTNTNGDPENDTLNYNSSSHAFVLDMTNLDIAGTVTNGVNTEGYATVDFSASTGKVIFNDKIINIENIHGSTGADTITGDANANIINGWWGLDTIDGGAGNDILYGGVHVDTVRGGDGNDYINLDQYSDTDLRVHGQSGEYAYGGAGNDTIVSQGGSDYLYGDAGDDEFVVNYRPIEIYGGIGTDTLTLGDTYLDVRTTDIQGIEILNVESGRTYFNYSQFFTDNAFIEVTGDTNSQLYVIGSNDVDDSFDFSDIDLSGFQGTLYAHGYYGTGTDTLKMGGGVAGDQTVNMLDNYYNTLEKFDIASGSTLEVNAYNDSERSFYAHNKDFDDVAGDIDFIGGAGNDTFYANYEALLAGKINIEGGVGSDEVDVRTSQTNATLDFNLSDMFNNIETLDLHNISSTNNIILDAVAMKEWLSPTNHLELDLSGATQAAKVTVDNTQGADMTGFEIGQTYDITLDDNTSFTMAVV; the protein is encoded by the coding sequence GTGTCATTAGATTTAAATAGTACAAATGTTGAATACAAAGACAAAAAAGTTATCATAAAAGACATACCTAAAAACGGAGAAAATTTATCTGTTTTTATAAGACCAGGTGATGAAGTAGTTTTTGATATAGAGGGTTTAAACTCTGATGAACTAGAGTATATTTTAGTAGGTGGAGATATTGTAGTTTCATTTGCTAATGAGGGTGTTCTTACCTTTCCTTCTTTAGGTCTTATGGGCTTTAGTGATAATCCTCCACAGTTTAATTTTGGTGGAAATAAATTTTTCTCAGTTGATAATATCCTCTCAAAGATTGAAGAAGTAAACGAACTACCTATAACTTCAGTAGATGCAAGTTTTAAAGTTACAACAAGCAACAATGAAGAAGATGAACCACCGACTGAAACTAAGATTGTAGTAGTTTCACAAAGTACATCAGAAGGAAGCGGTTCAAAACCACAAGATTTCGTTCAAGAGCAAGTTTCTTCTAGTTCTATAACTACTTCTCAGTCAAACACAACCCCAGGACCCGGTGGTGGCTATGAATATGTTCCTCCAAACGATTATGATGCATATGAACCAGATGAAGATTTAGTTCCTAAACCTGATGTTGATTTATCTGCTGATTCTGGTTCAAGTCATGATATTAACAAAGGAGATGGAAATGTTAGCGATGCAGCTAAACCTGCTTTTTACTTCAAAGCAACAGCTCATCAAGTAACATACTCTGAAACTACAAGCGATGAAGGAGAACCTCTTATCTTAGGTGGTGGTGGTAGTTTAGAGGGTTATGAGTTTGACTCTGTAACAAATCAGTTTGAAACTGAAACCATAGATATGTCAGCTAGAAGTGAAGACATGGTTATAAGAGCTGAGAACTCTACTTATTTTGACAATAATCCAGCTAATCCTAACTATCTCTCAAGAGTTCTAAAGTTTGAACCACAGATGCCAGAGGGATTTTATGTAAATAGTTTTTCTATCACAGGACTTCTTGCAAATGTTAAAATTTTAGATAAAAATGGAGTAGAAATAGGAAACGTCATCTCTAAAGAGCAGATGATTTTTAAAGATGAACTTGGAAATATCATAGAAGTTGGTAGCCCAAACTTTATAACAGAGTTTAAAAGTGCAGAATTCACCATAAAATACGAAGATAGCATCTCTAATCCTTTTAATATCTCTATAACTGCTAATTATCAACTAGATCCAGCTTATGCAGATGCTACAGATATAGAACATTCACAAACTCATACAAATAACTACACCATTGCTTTAAAAGATATCACAGAAGCTGATGATTATATCTATGCAAAAGAAGACTTTGCTAATGGTGCTGATGAGGGATTTATACTCTCCAAAGATGCAAACACTAACACCATAATAGATGGAAGTGGAGATAGCAGCATCGTAGGTGGTATGGGTATTGACTACGTTTATGATGGAGTTGGAGACGATAGCATCTACTTAAGTGGAGGAAGCGATACTACTTATGCTGGAGTAGGTCACAATACTATAGATGGAGATGCTTACCTTAAAGAAGATGGCATTACTCAAGTTGATTATGACGATGGTAGAGATAAAGTTAGTTATGAAAATGTAAAAAGCTACTCTTTAGCTGAACTAAAATATCTAAAAGATAATGGTTATATAAATACTCAAGAGTATGAAAAGTTAAGTGCTAGTTATCAACTATACGAACCAAATTCTGATCCTGACGCTGTACCTGTTCCTATTGCTAACTCTTTAGATATTGAGATGCTAAAGTACTACAAAGGTGTTTATGTTGATTTAGAAGGTTTTACTGATGAAGATACATTGTGGGTAGATTCAAATGAAAACGGTATTGTTGATGATGATGAAAAGATAAATGCTCTTTCAAAATTTTCTCTAAAAGAAGATTTTGTATTTACTTATGATGAAAATGGAAATGTTACTGGAGCTACGGGAACAGAGTTACCTGAAGCAGGATTACAGAACATACAACTAAGTGGTCAAGATAAGTTTGAAAATATAGAAGATGTTGATGGTAGTGCATACAATGATAGCATCTATGGAAATGATGAAAAAAATATCATAAGCGGTTTAGAGGGAAGCGATACTCTTGATGGTAGAGGCGGTGGAGATGAACTTTATGGTGGAGCAGGGAATGACACTCTTTATAGTGGAAGTGGGGATGACACTATTGATGGTGGAGATGATGCAGATGCTGTAAACTATCAAAATGCTTTAAATGGAGTTGTAGTTAGACTCGATAAACCTGATGGAGCTGATCATGATGACTACTCTACTGGTTATGGAGATGATACACTCTTAAATATAGAAGATGTAACTGGTTCAAACCACAATGACACAATATATGGTAATAGTGGAACTAACTATATTATGGGTATGGATGGAGATGATGATATCATAGCTGGTAGAGGTTATGACTTTATAGATGGTGGAGATGGAAGTGACTGGATAAGTTACTATTCGCCAGATTATCCAAACAGAGCTACAAACTCAACATATATGGAAGATATTCAAGGTATAACTGTAACGATGGGTAGTGATTTTGTTATGGTAAAAGAGACAAGCACAGATAGATTAATAGACCTTATAAAAGATGTAGAAGAGGTAAGTGGAACTACCGGAAATGACTATATCTGGGGTCTAGCAAGCAATAGTGCTACTACTGCTGTTGATGAAAAATTTTGGGGTCATGAAGGAAATGACAATCTAAGAGGTTGGGCTGGAAATGATGAGCTTTATGGTGGAGCAGATGATGATTACTTGCTTTCTGGTAGAGGAGTGGACTTTAGTGATGGTGGAGAAGGTGTTGACTTTTTGCATCTTTATTATGATTCTATAAGAAATAAAGCTGTGCAACAAATTAGACTTAGCGATGAAGTGGATAAAGTTGGAACTGTTCAATATTCCATAGATAGCGGTGCTAATTGGATTGATGGATATCTGACTCCTGAGAGTCATAATGATAATACTGCATATGATAACAGCATATTTAATATAGATAATTTAAGTAAAGCCATAAACATAGAAGGACTTCATGGTTCATACTATGATGATTATTTTATAGGTAACTCTCAAGACAATCTCTTTAATGCTCACAATGGTAATGATGAGATATATGCAATGCAAGGAAATGATACTTTTCTTGGTCACTCTTATTACAATATTTCTTTAGAAAATATGGACATAATGGATGGGGGAACAAATACAAATGGAGACCCTGAAAATGATACTCTAAACTATAACTCATCATCTCATGCTTTTGTTTTAGACATGACCAATCTTGATATTGCAGGTACTGTTACTAACGGTGTCAATACTGAAGGTTATGCTACTGTCGATTTTTCTGCTTCTACTGGAAAAGTAATTTTCAATGATAAAATCATAAATATTGAAAATATACATGGAAGTACTGGTGCAGATACTATTACAGGCGATGCAAATGCAAATATCATAAATGGTTGGTGGGGGCTCGATACCATAGATGGTGGAGCTGGAAATGATATCTTATATGGTGGTGTTCATGTAGATACTGTACGCGGTGGAGATGGAAATGACTATATAAATCTTGATCAGTATTCAGATACAGATTTAAGAGTCCATGGTCAAAGCGGAGAGTATGCCTATGGTGGAGCAGGAAATGATACAATCGTTTCTCAAGGTGGTAGTGATTATCTCTACGGAGATGCAGGAGATGATGAGTTTGTAGTCAATTATAGACCAATAGAAATATATGGTGGAATCGGAACAGACACTTTAACTTTGGGTGATACTTATTTAGATGTTAGAACTACTGATATTCAGGGCATAGAAATATTAAATGTAGAATCAGGAAGAACATATTTTAATTATAGTCAATTTTTCACAGATAATGCTTTTATAGAGGTAACTGGAGACACGAACTCTCAACTTTATGTCATTGGCTCTAATGATGTAGATGATAGTTTTGATTTTAGTGATATTGATTTAAGTGGATTTCAAGGTACACTTTATGCCCATGGATATTATGGAACTGGAACTGATACTTTAAAAATGGGAGGAGGAGTAGCAGGAGATCAAACTGTAAATATGCTTGACAATTACTATAATACTCTTGAAAAATTCGATATTGCATCTGGTTCAACTTTGGAAGTAAATGCTTATAATGATAGTGAAAGAAGTTTTTATGCACACAATAAAGATTTTGATGATGTTGCTGGTGATATAGATTTCATTGGTGGAGCTGGAAATGACACTTTTTATGCAAACTATGAAGCACTTTTAGCAGGAAAAATAAATATTGAAGGTGGAGTTGGTAGCGATGAGGTTGATGTTAGAACATCTCAAACTAATGCTACATTAGATTTTAACCTTTCTGATATGTTTAATAACATAGAAACACTAGACCTTCATAATATTTCTAGTACCAATAATATAATTTTAGATGCTGTTGCTATGAAAGAATGGTTAAGTCCAACAAATCATCTTGAACTTGATTTGTCAGGTGCTACACAAGCTGCTAAAGTTACAGTTGATAATACTCAAGGTGCTGATATGACAGGTTTTGAGATAGGTCAAACTTATGATATTACATTGGATGATAACACTAGCTTCACAATGGCAGTAGTTTAA
- a CDS encoding EAL domain-containing protein has protein sequence MKTLIYIIAFLISIFTASSSIYSDYIINEEQEKITQNENVLISKLLQIADESVKQNKLDLFKSTVYFLQKTTPLKDAKLELKNYNFSDEALLEKTFLRGSDWFVSDVTIDASMGEIITNTSGLHSIILAKDKKDLQSIDIKFQAIKDSVIKDFLVPFELKTTVLTSNESEKNTTYKKIDKENFSLFLDYRDAINKEFVDAKLNLFMLWLGILLLTITIFAYLLFNFVIYRSFKNSMNNLNDYLQNIVQGKVLPFDEIKTNFKELNNLSVNTIELGKKFINTTNDLTVSRDIIYQKERSDDLTGLPNKKSFESDLKYMFISNKEGYVIYFKIDKIGLFTKNHGSEIVNSLIEDFAKTIQHYLNTSRDRDGNVYRFFGGEFSMILYEKNVQKIESFLDEIIKIVEKLVDKYYFFDHVVYYGAIAFDQYGTIESNIQNAQDAFDVAIAQKTKFYHIVDFKQQAESMKKLEGSIQDIIKRNDFVLQYLHDTVEFGDEPKTLMQEISPLIIDGFTFENIPTGKFISVAERLGVCADFDKALILKTIEQIEFGEIEHQICVVLSVSTITNKLFLSWLETISKENKFMKSIVFTSPSYSVASNFEDFKHFYSILKELNMQTMIKKYDLTDLSLQSVEELMPTYLKIDRNFCQDFKKDSSKHNVVKQIIDFSQKHDIKVIGDSLKSKQDYLAFEMLGVYGTSS, from the coding sequence ATGAAAACTTTGATATACATCATCGCTTTTTTGATTAGTATTTTTACTGCTTCATCAAGTATATATTCTGATTATATAATTAATGAAGAACAAGAAAAAATCACTCAAAATGAAAATGTATTGATATCAAAACTTTTACAAATAGCTGATGAGTCAGTTAAACAAAACAAGCTTGATTTATTTAAAAGTACAGTCTATTTTTTACAAAAAACGACTCCTTTAAAAGATGCAAAGCTAGAATTAAAAAATTATAATTTTAGTGATGAAGCACTGCTTGAGAAAACTTTTCTTAGAGGTAGTGATTGGTTTGTTAGTGATGTAACAATAGATGCTAGTATGGGAGAAATAATCACCAACACTTCAGGTTTGCATAGCATTATCTTAGCTAAAGATAAAAAAGATTTACAAAGTATAGATATAAAATTTCAAGCTATAAAAGATAGCGTTATAAAAGATTTTTTAGTTCCTTTTGAACTTAAAACAACTGTCTTAACTTCAAATGAAAGTGAAAAAAATACCACTTACAAAAAGATAGATAAAGAAAATTTTTCTCTATTTTTAGACTATAGAGATGCCATAAATAAAGAATTTGTAGATGCTAAGCTAAACTTGTTTATGCTCTGGCTTGGCATACTTCTTTTAACAATCACTATCTTTGCTTATTTACTTTTTAATTTTGTTATATACCGAAGTTTTAAAAATTCTATGAACAACTTAAATGATTATCTTCAAAATATTGTACAAGGAAAGGTACTTCCTTTTGATGAAATTAAAACTAACTTTAAAGAGTTAAATAACTTAAGTGTAAATACTATTGAACTTGGTAAAAAATTTATAAATACAACAAATGATTTAACTGTTAGTAGAGATATAATTTATCAAAAAGAAAGAAGTGATGATTTAACTGGATTACCAAACAAAAAATCATTTGAAAGTGATTTAAAATATATGTTTATCTCCAATAAAGAGGGCTATGTAATATATTTTAAAATAGATAAAATCGGTCTATTTACTAAAAATCATGGCTCTGAAATAGTTAACTCGCTTATAGAAGATTTTGCAAAAACAATACAGCACTATCTAAATACTTCAAGAGATAGAGATGGTAATGTTTATAGATTTTTCGGTGGAGAATTTTCAATGATTTTGTATGAAAAAAATGTACAAAAAATAGAGAGTTTTTTAGATGAAATAATTAAAATAGTTGAAAAACTTGTAGATAAATATTACTTTTTTGACCATGTAGTTTATTATGGTGCTATTGCTTTTGATCAGTATGGAACTATAGAATCAAATATTCAAAATGCTCAAGATGCTTTTGATGTTGCGATTGCTCAAAAAACAAAGTTTTATCATATAGTTGATTTTAAACAACAAGCTGAATCTATGAAAAAACTAGAAGGAAGCATCCAAGATATCATAAAAAGAAATGATTTTGTACTACAGTATCTTCATGATACGGTTGAATTTGGTGATGAACCTAAAACACTGATGCAAGAAATATCACCTCTAATTATCGATGGTTTTACCTTTGAAAATATACCAACTGGAAAATTTATATCTGTGGCTGAGAGGCTTGGTGTTTGTGCAGATTTTGATAAAGCACTTATATTAAAAACTATAGAGCAGATTGAATTTGGAGAGATTGAACATCAAATATGTGTGGTTTTATCCGTATCTACCATAACAAATAAATTGTTTTTATCTTGGTTAGAAACTATATCTAAAGAAAATAAGTTTATGAAAAGCATAGTCTTTACTTCTCCTAGTTATAGCGTAGCTAGTAATTTTGAAGATTTTAAACACTTTTACAGCATACTCAAAGAGTTAAATATGCAAACCATGATAAAAAAATACGACTTAACAGATTTAAGTTTACAAAGTGTTGAGGAATTAATGCCAACGTATTTAAAAATAGATAGAAACTTTTGTCAAGACTTTAAAAAAGATAGCTCAAAACACAATGTTGTAAAACAAATAATAGACTTTTCACAAAAGCATGATATTAAAGTTATTGGTGATTCACTAAAGAGCAAACAAGACTATCTTGCGTTTGAGATGCTTGGTGTTTATGGAACTTCTAGTTAG
- a CDS encoding tetratricopeptide repeat protein has translation MKRFILASLISLSLCANSTTKEQLYLSEVEENNASAMFSLGLLYFTGDGVKKDYTKAFEWYKKGAMLGNPEALNNLAYMYEHGYATTKNTYLAQEYYEEAANSGLVEAQLNLGLFFENNPTASNMKKAYFWYNKAAQSGDKIAQNNLAKLYYFGNGVEENLQKAFFWFQEAAWQDDALAQYNLAMMYYKAEYVPYDATKTLFWLERSAKGGNNYAQCKFGDLYTEGAIVEKNLKTAFKWYMHAAHNGFLRAIYQVGVFYFYGHGVKVDKLKAKEWLNKAHNKGYQDATRFMERNSLL, from the coding sequence ATGAAACGCTTTATACTAGCATCTTTAATTTCACTCTCTTTGTGTGCAAACTCAACTACAAAAGAGCAGTTGTACCTAAGTGAAGTTGAGGAAAATAATGCTAGTGCAATGTTTAGTCTTGGGTTGCTCTATTTTACTGGAGATGGAGTTAAGAAAGATTATACTAAAGCTTTTGAGTGGTATAAAAAAGGAGCAATGCTTGGAAATCCAGAAGCTCTAAACAATCTAGCTTATATGTATGAACATGGTTATGCCACTACTAAAAATACTTATTTAGCACAAGAGTATTATGAAGAAGCGGCAAATAGTGGACTTGTTGAGGCACAACTAAATTTAGGACTTTTTTTTGAAAACAATCCAACTGCTTCAAATATGAAAAAAGCTTATTTTTGGTACAACAAAGCCGCTCAAAGTGGAGATAAAATAGCTCAAAATAACCTTGCTAAATTGTATTACTTTGGAAATGGAGTAGAAGAAAATCTACAAAAAGCTTTTTTTTGGTTTCAAGAAGCAGCATGGCAAGATGATGCACTAGCGCAATACAACCTTGCCATGATGTATTATAAAGCTGAATATGTACCTTATGATGCTACTAAAACACTCTTTTGGCTTGAGAGAAGTGCGAAAGGAGGAAATAATTATGCTCAATGTAAATTTGGTGATTTATATACTGAGGGAGCAATAGTAGAAAAAAACTTAAAAACTGCATTTAAATGGTATATGCACGCCGCTCATAATGGTTTTTTAAGAGCCATTTATCAGGTTGGTGTTTTTTATTTTTATGGACACGGGGTTAAAGTTGATAAATTAAAAGCCAAAGAGTGGCTAAACAAAGCTCATAACAAAGGCTATCAAGATGCTACTAGATTTATGGAGCGAAACTCTTTGTTATAA
- a CDS encoding TolC family protein — MKKIITLMFVLLSLASYAKEVNSSQVNPDKKIINLLSYSSIKEASDNIKKLPSEYEILTLKGNDYNQYLVNIDANSFESVLIEVKKIIPDAKESKKINFATEGVFLLSFDADDEVFSDTTKLKEVKQSYESIAISDEINDKNISNDLDAKEFQKVDLIDVVLQTISASHKVKASREKMIQAKGDIDIAYANYYPSVDASYTLTKTQLDADDKKNGLSIYDSKYYRDEVYSLKLSQNIYAGGETKNNVEKLRALYLLSKVEYTKILESEIKNAIISYVDVLFSRESLEASDSNIKELEKIFTIVKARYDAGALSVGELSNIEASISNAKTQSSKTNSIYMNALEYFEYIVGESFEDKYPHEKIIEIKLKDFDTMLESALQKNSTLRAIDYKILSNKYNLQKIKAAFKPTVDFVAGAEKMTYKENVEENQERFYAKVLLNYNLYNGGRDEKRYLNAFSEIKEKIYDKKSEVRRIKWGLEKFHTSLTSLQDNMNNSLKEVEASKSMVDSYWESFRNGQQDLYVLLEAQRQLNSAQLSYIQNQQNSMKDYFEILSLSGELLDYFYIDIESENYLNLAKSNYRINYTKAKEKTEYVIMDNNLSIVDKNTTLVYKQEDQKNVESFEKEIIDEKTMLDGILSFHENFLLEDSDSYTIVISKFDNSINALKMIDKLKIQENSFIYQFYKDKKIQTNIAYGIYKSKEEAKLSLEQLELPSDKKAKIESIKIVQKSFDDFAKLMFVDIKELEKYKKLLAEKEMVFQTDKAFKERFLLAPQDSFTINITTLSSMQTAGKILEDAKIEKESFVFYFGEDKKWIKLMMGVYPTYEDASKALDSLGDIKTEYMPVIEKISSKQKLYRKFNK, encoded by the coding sequence GTGAAAAAAATAATAACTCTAATGTTTGTTTTACTTTCTTTGGCATCTTATGCAAAAGAAGTTAATTCTTCACAAGTAAATCCTGATAAAAAAATCATTAATTTACTATCTTATAGCTCCATAAAAGAAGCTTCTGATAATATTAAAAAATTACCATCAGAGTATGAAATTTTAACCCTCAAAGGCAATGATTACAATCAATACTTGGTAAATATAGATGCAAACTCTTTTGAATCAGTTCTTATAGAAGTTAAAAAAATAATACCAGATGCTAAAGAATCAAAGAAAATAAACTTTGCGACTGAAGGCGTTTTTTTACTGAGTTTCGATGCAGATGATGAAGTATTTTCAGATACGACTAAACTAAAAGAAGTAAAACAAAGTTATGAAAGTATTGCAATAAGCGATGAAATAAATGATAAAAATATCAGCAATGACTTAGATGCTAAAGAGTTTCAAAAAGTTGATTTAATAGATGTAGTGCTTCAAACCATTTCTGCAAGTCATAAGGTAAAAGCTTCAAGAGAGAAGATGATACAAGCAAAGGGAGATATTGATATAGCTTACGCTAATTATTATCCATCTGTTGATGCTTCATATACTCTTACAAAGACACAGCTAGATGCTGACGATAAAAAAAATGGACTTAGCATATATGATTCTAAATATTATCGTGATGAAGTCTATTCTTTAAAACTATCTCAAAACATCTATGCAGGTGGTGAAACAAAAAATAATGTAGAAAAATTAAGAGCTCTTTATCTGCTCTCAAAAGTTGAATACACAAAAATCTTAGAGAGTGAAATAAAAAATGCAATTATTTCTTATGTAGATGTATTGTTTTCTAGAGAGTCTCTTGAAGCAAGTGATAGCAATATAAAAGAGTTAGAAAAAATATTTACTATTGTAAAAGCGAGATATGACGCTGGTGCTTTAAGTGTTGGAGAACTTAGCAATATTGAAGCAAGTATTTCAAATGCTAAAACACAATCTTCAAAAACAAACTCAATCTATATGAACGCACTAGAATATTTTGAATATATAGTTGGTGAGTCATTTGAAGATAAATATCCGCATGAAAAAATAATAGAAATAAAGCTTAAAGATTTTGATACTATGCTAGAGAGTGCTCTGCAAAAAAATTCTACGCTCAGAGCTATAGACTACAAAATATTGAGCAATAAATACAATCTTCAAAAAATAAAGGCCGCTTTTAAACCTACAGTTGATTTTGTTGCTGGTGCTGAAAAAATGACTTATAAAGAAAATGTTGAAGAAAATCAAGAAAGATTTTATGCAAAAGTACTGCTTAACTACAACCTTTATAATGGTGGAAGAGATGAAAAAAGATACTTAAATGCTTTTTCTGAAATTAAAGAAAAAATCTATGATAAAAAATCTGAAGTAAGAAGAATAAAATGGGGATTGGAGAAGTTTCATACATCCCTTACATCTCTTCAAGATAACATGAATAACTCTTTAAAAGAGGTAGAAGCTTCTAAGAGCATGGTTGATTCTTACTGGGAGAGTTTTAGAAACGGACAACAGGATTTATATGTTCTTCTTGAAGCTCAAAGACAATTAAATTCAGCACAACTTAGTTATATACAAAATCAACAAAACAGTATGAAAGATTACTTTGAGATACTAAGCCTTTCTGGAGAGTTGTTGGATTATTTTTATATAGATATAGAGAGTGAAAACTATCTTAATTTGGCTAAATCAAACTATAGAATAAACTACACTAAAGCTAAAGAAAAAACAGAGTACGTCATTATGGACAATAACTTAAGCATAGTAGATAAAAACACAACTTTAGTTTATAAACAAGAAGATCAAAAAAATGTAGAGAGTTTTGAAAAAGAAATAATAGATGAAAAAACAATGCTTGATGGCATCTTGTCTTTTCATGAGAACTTTTTACTTGAAGATTCAGATAGTTATACTATTGTTATTTCTAAGTTTGACAACTCTATAAACGCTCTTAAAATGATAGATAAACTAAAAATTCAAGAGAACTCTTTTATATATCAATTTTATAAAGATAAAAAGATTCAAACTAATATAGCTTATGGCATCTATAAAAGCAAAGAAGAAGCTAAATTATCTTTAGAACAGTTAGAATTACCAAGTGATAAAAAAGCTAAAATTGAGTCTATTAAAATTGTTCAAAAAAGTTTTGATGATTTTGCAAAATTAATGTTTGTTGATATAAAAGAACTAGAAAAATATAAAAAATTATTGGCTGAAAAAGAGATGGTTTTTCAAACAGATAAAGCCTTTAAAGAGAGGTTTCTTTTAGCACCACAAGATAGTTTTACTATAAATATAACAACTCTCTCTTCCATGCAAACAGCTGGAAAAATACTAGAAGATGCAAAGATTGAAAAAGAGAGTTTTGTCTTTTACTTTGGTGAAGATAAGAAATGGATTAAGTTAATGATGGGTGTTTATCCTACATACGAAGATGCAAGTAAAGCTTTAGATTCTCTTGGAGATATCAAAACAGAGTATATGCCAGTTATAGAGAAAATCTCTTCAAAACAGAAGCTATATAGGAAGTTCAATAAATAA